The window TAGGCCACGTATCAGCTTTGGGAAGTTACCTTGGAAATGACGATCCTAAGGCTGCCTACACACGTTATTTCATCTTTGGTAACAATCTTTTATGATGGtatccagtgacagatgaatgaatgtacacacagcacttaTTTTGTTCTATGAAGGGGAGAGGGGATTAAGAGCAAGCATACATTTCTTCCTTGTTTTTCATGGATCCATTGTGAAAAATCCATTAATgatgtcaggggaccactgtaaatgtcagattctcacccgagacgAGCATGATCGTTTGTCATGGGTGATCATTatgatctgatgtgtgtacatgtgtAAGAACTTGTGTACgcaggtgaaaaaaaacatgctttcagAAGCACCTATGTTGCATTTGTGACCAGTTGAAGAcacttttgtgatgttttttttcacaggtgcTTTTGCCCTGCATTTTacctccaaggaaaaaaaaaagcttcttttgcAATCCTATGAATCTGCATGGGGAGTAAAGcagtttgtaaaataataaagcccCTGTATAGAGGACCTCATTATCATTGGTCCTAAATGCCTGCCTCTCACATCTATTGGCAGCCCTCACACTTACTTGCTTATTTACACTTGTTTGCTTCTGTAACCTGCTGGTTTGCACCATGTTAATATacacattggcctgatttaaaaacgctctccaaggctgaagaggatacacttttattagtgaacattttctagcaaattactttgaagaaatccattccaggtttgctggatcacccagctttactgatgaaaataaTATCCCTCCAGccatttaaagctttaataaatcagggccaatgtgtaacAGAACTATTGCAGACAAGTAGCTCTGCACCCACtcatattaaaaaacaatctcAGACAATGTGGTTAATTTAATAAAAGAGAATACGCTgatcacttaaagtggacctaccaccaagagaaaatgtaaggcaatatTCCTGAACTCAGTCTAAAATATGctgattgcctggatgtaaagctgatcttttggtttcagttgTCTCACCTGAGCTGTaatctcattctgggtcagtgatttagaaggttttaaaggctgaggatcagaacaccaaccaggcaagcagcaTATTTTATAACCAGGTCAGAAATTGAAAGGTCAACAAAGTTAAAGCTTCTCAATAGGAATAATTTACCTGGATTTGTGAATGTAGTAAAAAGTCATTTTGTAGAGAATTAATTAAAGATCAATTAAATGCAAGGAAATAGCTTCACTTCTTCACTCCAGTAAGCTAAGTAATTGACCCTTTGTAGAGTGTTAATTTACTAAGTGAACAtatgaaaagaaagggaaaagaggCTGTTATTTAGAGAGTCCCACTCGTTGATAAATTTAGGGAGAAGAGATGTTGTAGTGTGTTTTATTACCGATGTGTTTTGCCCACAAAGGGCTTCATCGGGGGATTTTTTATAAACACCAACTCTTGGGACTATAAAAGACATAACAGCATTGAGTCCAATGATGATGGAAAATATATGCTCCAACACTGATTGATAAACAGTGCATATTAGTCATATGCATAATAAATGCACTTCgtcatacattatttattataaaggtaCAAAAGGATAATTGATATAGATAGCATCATAGGGATATAGGAAGCATAGGTTTTCCCAGtgcaaataataatacataccgTATTATCGCCGAATAAggcgctccggaatataagacgcacccaattttaaaggaggaaaatctataaaaaaagattctgaaagattattccccttctgatcactctgtgctttttttccactgtacggcagttaggacagggaacagcagagggcgctgtgccggcttctttcgctcttcACTGCAGCCAAGAGGAGACacatgctgctgccagagaggagagatGACACACGCTgaagccagcgaggagaagagacacacgcaggatcgggtgagtatcttattttaattattttataacacatttgtcgtataggacgcaccaacctttcccccccagttttggggaacaaaaagtgcgtcttatacggcaaaaaatacggtaaatagtATTCTTGGAATCCAAATTGaatggaggaaaagaagaaaggattATTAATGATAACAAATTTAATTGGTGGTACTTACATCTAGGTAGTACTACCATCTCCCTAAATTTTATCAACGAGTGGGACTCTCTAAATAACAAACAACCGCTAAgtacttgtttttatgtatgaGAATCATGTAACTACTTTATTGTTGACCCTTTTTTTTGATATCTTGAATTtaattaagtgtattttttatcttaaattagtTAAGGTATTACATTGGTGCCTAAAATGAACCCTCattcctctcttcttcctttcttctcataTGTAGAGAATAAAGTCAAGGCTCGgcaccaccctttctctatagagtttatactattatatattctttGAGAGCATTACTTGGAATTTTTCACTAATTTTCTAAGTGAACACCCCAAACTTTAGTAAATACACACCAACAAGTGAAAGTGATAACTAAATTCTGAATGATAATTGGCAATCTTAATCTAAAAGTACCTCACATGATAACGGAGGTTGTACTTCCCGactcttttttattcttcttttatcgCAGCCACATGCCTTTCAGAGCAGGGTTGTACCTGATGGGTGGCTGCAAGAAAAACTTAGTTCTTAGTCTGAAAATGAAAGCTGGTGACATGTTACGGCATCATGACTGATCATGGAAAAAACCTCCAAAGGGCAGTAATTGTTCTCATTCACATTTCTTTTCACATCATTACCTTGGAAAGAAAAACTATTTGTGCgaaatgatcattttaaatatgttgagAGGCTGTAAAAATGTTTCACATTGAAGTATATCTAGTATGCCTGAACCGTTTTTATACAGTCTACtgagataaagaaaaatatgagaataaatgaagatttatttaaagcaaacataataatataaaaatgagcaagcaaatatatagtaaataaaaatactcCAATTTTCCCACATATGAAAATTTTCCCAAATACTTCAACTGCAATAATAGACATAAAAGTAAAGTGTACATGGGCAGCATAAGAAGAGCCAATCATGATGAAGGGCCCATTAACACCTTGTCTACTGAGCTCAATATAGGCCCAACACAATAATAAAGTACAATCCACCATTTCCAATTGGCCCAAATCACACCAAAGCACTATGCTGATGTGCACtggataaaaaaaggaacatgctGCATTTAAACACAGTGCAACAACACGTCATAATGTACTGTGGTGCGTACTCTGGAAAACTAAGGTATTTGGCTTCGCACTTGGTGTGTATCCAGCCTCAGTCTTTTATCTGATGCTTGTATACTAAACTCTGATTGGTTGTAATGAGTAACTGCACTTTGTTCACCCTCACCATTTAATGCACTTTATAAGATAGAAAGTGCAACATTTAGATGTGAAGAATGGACCATAAGAGGGCTCACTAACTGCTATTAACTTATAAATGATTATACAGTCATTTATTCATGCTTAAACCAAACTTAAGTGCAGGACAAGTTTGTATGTagtaaaaagttaacaaaaaaaaaaaacacaacactgcaTTGTCTTTCCTTCATTATATAaagatcctttttttatatacatacaaattgcCTGAAAATCTAGCTCTAAGATAAAAGTGGTAATGCAAAAATATCCTACATTCGATTGAattgtcaaaataaataattatgctACGTAAGGGTTCTGTTAGCTTAAAAATGTGCCCGTTGCCTAGGAAGTATATAGACCAAAATATCCAAAGATCGTCCAGTTTCCAGGACCATGCAGGCTTGCTGCTTTGGCCACAATGTTTGCCTTATTGTGTCCAGATCTGGACAGACTGCATTCTCACACAGAGTTATTGAGCCCTCAACATGGCTGCCTCCTCCCTAGTGCATAGGCACATTTGTACTAAAAGCATGTAACAAAAGAAGACGTCACTTGTATTTTTGCCTTTTCTGTTGctaaacgaaaaaaaaaaggcttcaggtGTCTCTCAGAGTGTTGAACACAACATGGCTGCCCTCATAAAAGCTATAATATTGCTGTGGGCTGTTGTAAGCAACTTAGCACAGTTGGAACGAAGTGATTGTCAGCAAGTTATACAAACTGCAATGCTGTAAGAAGACCTTTTaccaactgagaaaaaaaaataagggactCGTAGACACTTGTCAGACAATCCAACATGGAAACATGAAACAGAGTGCTGGCCAGggaaaaacatatatttctgcATCCTTACCACAGAGGGTTCGCCAATAATAAACCGAGTACCCTCAGCAGGAAAAGTCAGTAATacatacatgtacacacatataattCCAAAGAACTCTCACAAACAATACAGACTTTTCCAGCATGGAAGTGTATAAAAAGGGTGCAAGGTGGGCTATTGCAAAAAGAAGACAGTTAACCCTTTGTCTGCTACGTGTATACTGTGGGGCCTACAGTGCCTCAGTGCACATTTCCAAAATCCATCCTTTGACACACTGAGTGAGACTGTAAACAGTGTTGGCCATCCCAGAAACAGGAATATGCAATGAATGGATATCTCTCCAGTGCAGACATTCCTGGCAATAGTCAGTGGCTCCCAGCACTCTGCTCTGTTCTTTGCTCTGACTGAGGCACTTTCTGGTAAACTTGCATCTGTGCGTAGGCCAACGGCGGCACAGACACCGAGAATCCATCACACTGTCAGAATCTCAAACTCCTCCTCCACGTCGAAGAGTTTATCGGTGGACTCAATGAGCTCTATTGTGagatataaaaagaatgaaaacattagCGGAAAAAATTTTTCTTTAGGAAATACATAGCCTGCCCATGATGACTCCTAAATCTAGCCATCTGCCTGTCATACTGTCCCAAAGGCTTCAATACATTTCAGTCAGGTGTTCTGACATAATTTCctgcattcttgtttttttagccCGAGACCCAAAGTCCTAAAACAGAAACGGTAAAGCCACACAACAAGCACTATCAGGTGAGGTCTGCAATGGCAGCCAACATGTTTCTGCAGTATAAATTGAATCAATTGCCTTTATaacattggattgtaagccccccttgagggacagctagtgacatgactatggattttgtaaagcgctgcgtaatatgtcagcactataaaaatactgtatatcattaaTGGGATACAAACTGtcagaaatattctgaatatgctAAACTAATAGCAACTGatcagcagcacagtggctcagaggttagcactttggcctttgaaGTGCTAGATCCCCAGTTCAAATCcgagccaggacactatctgcatggagtttgccggttctccccacgtctgtgtgggtttcctccgggtactccggtttcctccacattccaaaaacatgcaattaagttaTTTGACTTCCcctcaaaaactgaccttagactacattaatgacacatgactgaggaagggacattagattgtgaaccccctttgagggacagttagtgttacaactatggacttagtacagtgctgcgtaatataaatacaaatacgaATCCACAGGCCAACCAGATTTGTGGAGGTCATGATGAATAGGGGAGCTCCAGACTATAAGTTGTTTCATgctggataaagtagggaaggatATGATTCTCTGTCTTTTATTCCTGTTTTTCCCGTTTTGGGGAGGGTTACTTTCTTATAGATAGTGTTCAGCAGAAGAGTATCTGATGGGAAGTCTCCCCAACGGAATTACAAACAGagcaataaaaacactttagACAGAATTAGTTTTCATTATCTGTGTTCCTCTCTGGGAAATTCTCATTCAGTTACAGTTACAGGGGCATCAGAATAGGCAAAGAAAATCTACCCAATGGGGaactaaaaagcaaaacaaaaaccatAAACTAAAAGACCCCGTCATACTTTTATCAAAAACTTTAAAGAAGTTCagaatgaaattatttttatccaGCAGAGACTGCCAGTGGGACACTGTGGTACCAAAAGGCACAGCTACATAACCAAGACTCCACATGCTCACAAATTCCACTGAAATGGAAATTTAAGAGTCAGGATTTTCAATTCAGTAAGAGCCCTTTAATGAGATTTTACTATGTAAACAGTCCAGCACAGTATTTcctcaatttgtgcctcttaggtcagtttatcAGACACCAATAACATTTTTGCCGATCTGTAAAGGAGATATTTTTTCTCTGGTAAGGTATTTTTTGAGCaaattattcctactgaccaccacactaatgtactgtgagctgtggatatagtaattataacaggggttccctgaagacctgaaaattattcaaGGGTTCTAccacggtaaaaaaaaaaaaaactgatctagAAACTTTACAGAAAAAGACTTTAAAAGCATGCAATACACAGGTCAGGGAGGaggtgaaataaaataattactttatttaatttaatatttatttaatctcctaattgattttaataaatgtgccCACTAAACCCCTCAGTCCTACAAGGCATGTACACCCGTTATTATAAACCAGTATCCCACCAACCAggaaataattacataaatatagtAACTGGTGGTACAaggtacagataaaaaaatgattattagcTAATACCTTTTCAGTTTACCAACCTGCGCCTGTAGTGGTCACCTCTGGTTTTGTTGGTGGTACAAAAGGAGGCCAATGAGGTGGGTGCTTTGGTGCCAGCTCAAACATCCGTAAACTCCGCTGCTTTAATATCTCCTGCCAATGGAAAGACAACTTACTAAATTcatagaattgtaaaaaaaatatataacaaaaaaaaaatgtttgttacaatTACAAAATTGTGTAATACGAATAAGCAGAAAGTAAAGCCTTCATTTGTAGGCTAccaaattttctatatttttaaatatagtttaaaatatgATTGATTCTGTAAAATAGTAACTACAACcctttaaaatttgtatatatcCTAAAGCGATCagtttcatatataaaatatcactGTATGGTATGTTAAGGTATTAAAGAACTGCAGAACAAAAactccataaaataaaatttgaaaagttGATGCCAGTTTGTTACATCAAAATACCTTAGCTAatgatgatttactaaaaaacaaTTGCAGAGCCTACCTTTTCTACAGTTTTACACCATTTATCAAAATCGGCTTCTTCTTTGCAAAAGAATCCCTAAAGAGAGGTAGaggtaaaaatatgtgtataaatataaaatgagaaaTACAGCGTGCAATAAAGGCCACAGCTTTGTGTTGGTagcagtataacattttttattcttataattGAAGATGAATGATGAACATAATAATtactaacattatttttaatgtaaataaataggaGGCATGTCAGCATTACCGGATgacattattaatttaaatataatcctTTCTGCCATGAATGAAAGAACTGCTGCTCTTGAGCTTCCTCATATCACGTAAAGCCTTGGATTACATGACCTCCAGAACACCATAGGGAACATTTATTAATCATAAACAGGGGCAGGGAGACAGATCAATACTTTTTCAATTGCATTGCATCTTTCAATTGGTTCTCTACATACTAATGCCACTGAGGGGTCCAGGTTCAAAATTTTCATCCTGTTAGGATTTTTTTGGCAGTGATATGTCTGATCTTGGACTGTCCCAGTTTCCTCTTTGTCCACAAAGGTCTGCGTGGTGTGGGGATCTAGGTAAATTAACTCATCTCCtttacaaaaagggaaaaaaagtaaagacatCCATCACAATTCATAATTCTCTTTGGAGTTCTTTTTAAGAAATAGATGGCAGCAAGGGCTGACAGATTGGTGAGGAGATGACAGAGCTATTAGCACTGGATAATGAGCTTACCTGAAAATCCTATGAAATAATAGGCATTGTTTGGTTTTCCACCTAAAGCTCCTAATGACTGGGGCATTTTAAAACATTCCTGTGAAGAAAGATAAGTggccattatttatttacaataattactttatgtttaatattttctgtttgctaAATTTTGGGTAGTCATATAAGTGGACAGATTAAAGCAATACCAGAAGGCCAGCAGGCAGCACTAATGTAAATTCCAGGGAACAGATAAATGCACAGATGAACTATGTGTGGAAAAGGTTTATATGCCATAAGGGTATATGTTTCCTCTGTCTAAGAGGCCATCCAATAGGTGGTAACATATAAGGGACCAGACCAAGGCCTACTTGCTAAACATGGAATCTGCATACTAAGACAGCCTGaacatttttatagatataaGAAGACACTTTTTGGCATCTGCAAGTAAGGTTTAAAACAGAATCACTTTAAAACAGAGCCACTTCCTCAGTTGCTCACCCCCAGCCAGGTGCCACATATTTTTTACcgtctgctcatttaaaaaaaaaaagagtaaacgAGTAACAAGTAGGTTAGAATGAAGCATTGATGtgtaaatttgatattttatttattaaactaaaagaTTCTattttgcacttgaaaaaaaaaaaagttcaaaatgtgTAACATAATCATGAGAAAGTTACAAACTTTAAACATAAATCCACCCACAATTAAGAAGAGGGATGAGTGAAAATGATGAGCAATAGGAGTACAAATCTTCAATACAGTGTATGATGCAGAGAACAAATACATTAGTTAAGTTTGTgagaagaaacaataaataaaaacattgggaTTTACTTTTTAATGAAGTCAAAGAATGTTTACAATGCAAAGTAAGTAGTCATCTAGTTCACTAAATGAGGTAAAGCAAAAATTCACTTTGGATAAAACAATGTGCTTGCACTTTATTGAATGATTAAAGTCAGCAAAGCTACATTTCATTTGCTAACCATtgtaaaaaatcactttgcaatgtaaacatgagttttattttgtattataaaaaacgGTACCTCAAAGTGACCagttcctgttttataaaaacttactttaaaagCATCTACATACACAGGATTAATCTGGTTGATTCCTAGGCGCAGAGGAACAATGAGCAGGAGCGGCCTCCATGCTGAGTTCTGCTCTGAAGTGTCTCTACATCTGCTCCAAGAACTTTGGTAAGTGTAAGAACTGCCTTGTGCTGTGCTCCAATTGTGAGGGTGATAGCGGCACATTTTCCctgcacaaagaaaatataaatatttaatagtaGATATTGATTGCATACAACACACAAAGCACAGAGTATGAGGTCAAACAAGGTAAAATAATCTTGTAAAGACACAACTCCTTGTATTATTACATTAGATAAACTAGGATGAATATTGTGTACAGTTATACACAAACATGACAACTAGAGCCcactatatttaaatgtaatagatTAAATagaaacactgaaaataaaaatatggagtCTACCATGGCTGGCTTGCTCCTAAACAGACCTAAATAATCATTGTGGTAGTGTTTCATAACCAAATAGGTTGTTGACCTGATTTAAGTGGTAGGGACAAGGGGTCGCACATATTAGCCTACAATAGCTGCAAGCATGTTTAGGGCTAATTACTTGACAGCTCAGGGATCAGAATGACTACCCCTGAGCCTGTAGTATTAGctacaatttttatattctgacAGGTTATTTTTACAACACTGAAGCCTATTACGTCAATGAACACCAATGATCAGTCAGCTTTGACTTACAGATAACAATATACAGCTGACagagaagagagaggaaaacTCTGCTATCAATAGCAATAGGTTGACATCAGTGTTCTCCaaaaccccttttagctgggtgcaccacctagctgtttttggatggttactgatgagttaggtcacaatgCAGGAGCTGCTACCTGcctgcaatttcttcccaaccggcttaaaaaaatttctgggttaagtaCCGGACTTTGTTGGAAATAGAAGAGAAGACCTAATGCGGCCATTAGTCTCACCTCGGCCTTTGCTCCATATTCCCATAAGCACAATAGTGAATCAGGCTCCTAAAATAATTACACTCTATAGGAGCTGTTTATgtagaccctctgtgtcaccactGATAAGTATGGTCTTCCTTTTCATTGAATACAATGAGTTGTGGGGTTCCTAAagtgttaagctacatacacacttccaattattatcgtcggaaaacgaacgacgaacgttcctgcacgatatacacgaacgatcgtagagcaccgatcctgcacatagaggtaacgacacgatcgttcgtagatattgtacacacaatagatacgatcgtttgagcgatagaggaactatgtgcacgacaggaaagtgaacgaacgttcgttcattacgcatgctctgaacatggacgatcaacgaacgaccgtacacacgaacgatgttcaacgatcgtcgtccaatccgatccgccggtccggtcgttcgtttccagcgactttcctcgttcatcggcgtcgttggttacttttttacgaacgattttttgcccaatcgatcgttcgtcgttcgattggaacgataaaaattggaagtgtgtacgcacctttactcttgACTGAAGCACAGTATCAAATAGCCTTTGGGAGTCACAGTGGCAGGCCTAAGATTAGTGCAAACATCCAGTAATATATAACAAGTTAATAATATATATGGGAGTTGCCATtcctggttttctttttaaaatgcagattaCCTGGCTTTCAGAACTCATCCAGCAGCTTCAAAAACCATCTGGGTTTTACAACAGACTCACAAACAAAATTCTGACTAAATGATATAAGGTGTCATATAACTAACATTGAGTATTACATGattaaactaaaagcaaaaactaTAAGAACAAATGCAGAACTTACTTATATCTTCAATGACCACAGTGTTATCCATGGAAACATAAACAGCTAATGAATTCCACTCGTCAAATAAAGCAAGTTTCCTGGAAACCCAAGAACATTATTAATTATTAGTCTCTTAGTTGGGTCACAACACTCACACATTATATACTAAAATCTAGAGGCAATGACATGTCAAGCGGTGGTTTACGACTTGTAAAACTAACTTTAGCCTggaaaaataattgaaatcaaGGCGGTTGCTATGGCCAATTAATAGGTTATCCTGCAATATTTTATAAGTGGGACCCATAAGGCCAATTTACAGGTCTATTATGTCTGTGGAGTACAAAAATGACTTGCATAATTTTAAATAGGCCATTTACAGGTCTTTGACCTGTGCTTatgtgcaatgtgttttttttttttaggtatatgttTACAGTTTGTATGTTTCTGAGCATTTTGTGGGTGTCAATTCTATCCATATACCATTACTTGCAATGCATTTAATAGTTGTATAATGAAAAAGCCTTCCTTGTATTCATATTCCCTGACACACAGATTGTCCTTTTTGCAATAGACACATGCTGCTCAGCTCTCTCTTTTAATACATAGACACGCACTTCTAACCTCTCGCTTCCCAAAACAAAGATGGAAAATGCCGACTTTTCACTTGTTGATGCATAGACGTGCACTGCGTACCCTCTCCCCCTTGATGCCTAGACATGCACTCTCCCTCAACAAATTATTAGACACTAGCTGCTTACCTCTTCCTCCCCAATATGTAGAGATGCTCTAACATTTAACACTCACCTCTCCCTCCCAATACATACAGTCTCTCCTTCCTCTATAAATAGACACTCACTGATCACCTCTCCTTCCTCCATACATCCTCCGAACAGACATTCAGTACTCTCCTCTCCCTCTCCAATACACACAGACAAAACTGCTCAACTCTCCCTCCTCTTTACACAGACACGCAGTGCTCACTTCTTTCTCCCCGAtaactacacacacacactgttcaCCTCTTCCTTCTACTAGACATTTCTTGTTTTAACACTTTTAATACATACACCCCAGAGTTGTTACAAAAGGATAGTCAGctaggtaaaataataaatacttactTTAAAACCTGAGCCACTGTATTTGGTCCATACCATTCCCCTATAGACTTTCCTTCTCCTACACCCATCTGTGCTGATTTGTGATCCAGAAACGAGCAGAAATAGAAAATTAGGATTTgtgttaaaattaaacttttaattaAGAAAATCAtgacaaataaatgaacaataaagaCTTAAACCCCAGAAGTATAAAATATACCAAGAAACACATGTTTTAAATCATCAATACATATAACTATtcagaataaagttttttttattaggggttATGTTATTCTTTGCTCTACTAAGGCGGAGAACACAGTatcaaaaacacatttccatACTTGTATTTAATACTTCAGTGAAGCGTTATGCTGTATTTACCACTATGGGCTGACAATAATAATGTCAGGtccaattaatttattaaatgaactGCACTTACCCATCTGATGAATGGAATAACAGCTATTTTTTCTGTCTAAAAAACACTGGAGGATCTGATAATATTCTTTCggctgttttttatgtttctccCACCTCCATTctgaaaaaggttaaaaacaaagTGTGAACAGTAAAAATGGATTACAGAGTGATATCTTTTTTAGAAGTGAATGTAAACGACTGTGAGAGACTCCAGTTGCCATCCATTTATAGTCTATTATATAGTGGAGAGGATTAGGAAGTTGCTACATATTAGGTGGAAACTATACGTGATACATAATGCTTTACACAGTATTgactttcaaataaatatatatgtaaaattttagttttgttttaaaatgagttGTTAGGCCCGAGACTTTATAGTAAAAGTTGTGTGTTACAGTTTTGCAAGCACAGTTCACATAAGAATTAAATGATAATTCAAGGTACAGGAAATGCACTATACTTTTACAtaaggtcatttttattattgttgttagatAACAATTTAACATAGAAGAATACCTTTCCAGTTCTATGGTTACATTTTTGAGCTACATCTGCCTACAAATGACATTTCTACTAAATTTTCATACCTGGCTACAAGCCCATTAGAATCTACTTTAACTTAAAAATTTCATTCCCAAAATCATATGTGGCTGTTGATTCTGCAAGGACACTGGCCGGCAACCACAATCCCCTCTGTTTACAGGCTTTTCCACTTCACCAGACTGTTTATCCAATATAcatgcaggcaaaaaaaaaatccacaaagcaGACAAAGCGGTGGGCATTAGCCTTACATGGAGTTTTTTCTGCTGTGGTGTGCTGATTTGAATAAAGCCCCATGGTGCT is drawn from Pyxicephalus adspersus chromosome Z, UCB_Pads_2.0, whole genome shotgun sequence and contains these coding sequences:
- the ATG4A gene encoding cysteine protease ATG4A isoform X2, which encodes MGVGEGKSIGEWYGPNTVAQVLKKLALFDEWNSLAVYVSMDNTVVIEDIRKMCRYHPHNWSTAQGSSYTYQSSWSRCRDTSEQNSAWRPLLLIVPLRLGINQINPVYVDAFKECFKMPQSLGALGGKPNNAYYFIGFSGDELIYLDPHTTQTFVDKEETGTVQDQTYHCQKNPNRMKILNLDPSVALGFFCKEEADFDKWCKTVEKEILKQRSLRMFELAPKHPPHWPPFVPPTKPEVTTTGAELIESTDKLFDVEEEFEILTV
- the ATG4A gene encoding cysteine protease ATG4A isoform X1; translation: MEAGPSDENDIVLSDYLELEELPDTDEPVYILGKQYDIKTEKSDLLLDVTSRLWFTYRKKFSPIGGTGPSSDAGWGCMLRCGQMMLAQALICQHLGREWRWEKHKKQPKEYYQILQCFLDRKNSCYSIHQMAQMGVGEGKSIGEWYGPNTVAQVLKKLALFDEWNSLAVYVSMDNTVVIEDIRKMCRYHPHNWSTAQGSSYTYQSSWSRCRDTSEQNSAWRPLLLIVPLRLGINQINPVYVDAFKECFKMPQSLGALGGKPNNAYYFIGFSGDELIYLDPHTTQTFVDKEETGTVQDQTYHCQKNPNRMKILNLDPSVALGFFCKEEADFDKWCKTVEKEILKQRSLRMFELAPKHPPHWPPFVPPTKPEVTTTGAELIESTDKLFDVEEEFEILTV